The sequence below is a genomic window from Sebastes fasciatus isolate fSebFas1 chromosome 11, fSebFas1.pri, whole genome shotgun sequence.
TTTAACTTTGGATGAACTTAagctttatctgtgtgtgtttattgtttattgggaTAATAAACATAAACTCTGCAACGTTAACAACATTGACATTGCATCATATCGACgggtaaaaacaacaataatatcaGTTCATCTAAACATTCATATtccaaaagagaaaatgaaaggaagcttattttacttatctatTTTTCAGGCGGCTAATTAAAACTTTTTTGTGTGGTCGATTCGAAACTATTACATTTCCTAAACAAAGTTAATATCTACATCTAAACCTATCTTCAACCATCAGCCAGTGAGATCAGTGTGTATTTTATTTCTACTTGCTCATACTGAACAGTGAAGAGCTAATCATGCTGTTCTACTGAAGCTTTGCTAGATCTTTTTTAGCACCAGGTTACTGATCAGTAATCAAGATGAGACAACTACAGCTTGTATCACCTGCTATAGGTGCAACTTGGACTAAGAAATGGGGAACAccttcctttaaagggactatttgtaactttcagaaatgcttctttacagcgacacctgtggccgtgaaatcaacgaaagtcagcgtcgggctcgcgcttgctcgctctcaatatacctgaacgagcatcgctcaaaacagtgaggcgacacaagtcagctaaaaccacagtatcactctatatttcagctgcttggcggtaatgttagctgaccagacgaaggtctctccatgaacatgatttagatctgatcctagtgttggcttttcctgcctaagtgcaggctgaggcagcgggactctgcagcgtgtctccctgctctctccgcccgcagccggagagagcagaggagacaccggcacccggtcggtaacgagagggtaacgtaacTCTCGGCacagctccgtcacttcacaagacatggaaacctctgttggtccggaggagctgcagcatttatttctgcacaaacgtcccttgtgcattcactagatattctcagagctactaactcttctgcagtgtggagtgagcgcgcgttcacgtctagaggtggagcgagctgatcGATaacgcgctgtctgagtgaaggcgagcaggcagaggaggagggtacagcggctacacgcgaacgcgcatatgcgagcgcgcatgtgtgccgacccgctacatttatacgcttacaaagttacaaacagtccctttaataaatcCCCCTCTTCCCATTTTTACAGCTATTTTGTTTATGTGAATATAATTTAGCCTCACTGGCTTGCTTTATAGAGCTGCCCTGAGATGAGAGACATAATTGAATGTCTCTCCTTAGTGTGTAGCTTGAGTCAAAAACCATGCAAAGTAGTGCAATAGTTTTTGTGTACctaatttaaaattaaatgtagTTCCCCTAAAGCGCCAACAGGGTGCAGCTAATGCAGCAAAATACTGTCTTGAGTGCTTAAGCTATGTTTGGCCAGTTTGCTGTAACTTATGCAGCCCGGATCTGCTTGGTTGGCTGATAAAGTAATTTGCTTGCGGCAAGCTGTTAGTATCATGGAGTCAATGGTCCAAATAAAATATAGGAACATTACAGAACATTATGTAAGCGATAATGCACGGCGAGCtttccattatcaggaattaatgcaCGACATGGGAGAGATTGCAGTTCACTTAACGGCCATAGGTATCATCAATAACAAGGAtcttctgaaagttacatatagtacgTTTAAAGAAGACCTTTATGATTAAAATCATTACACAATTCTGAAAAAAGTAGTTCTCTTTTTGTAAATTTGACACTTTTCAACTAGAGAAACTAATAAATACCCAAACTTTATACTGTTCACAATCaattatttaatcataaacatcGTCCAATCAATCTAAACTATTTCAGAGCTCAGATTGGAGACGTGTCTATTGAGTCATAAGGTTTAATATAACAGTAATTCAGCTCCTGTCAGCAGCTGTCTATTTTCAGAAAGAGCTTTTACAGGAAATCTTCTGGTTTCAGTGCTTTCATAGCCCATTTCCATGATTTCAATAAAAGGGAACTTCACAGGCGCGTGCGTGAGGTGTTAAAAGACAAACTGCATGTCTTCACACACAACTCAGACCTTGACCCACAACGTCGAAGCCTTTTATGGTAAGTCCACTGTTTTTATTGACAGAAAACTGTTTGTCTTGGCTTAAAGTGCATGATTGTTTTTACAGCATTTCCTGGAGTGTATTGTGATGTTTAATCAttaattgaattattttttttacaaatagaTAGCTGTTATCCTGAAGCAAactgtgtattttatttatgtagagGCCTTTTTTGAATATGAATAAGCAATAATAAGACTTTTGAATAGATAATCAAGAAATGTAAATTGTTACAAATGACTATATATAGTAGTTTGAGCAATGTCACACAGTCACTCAGTGTCATTCTATATCTTTCACACTTGCAGATCATGATTGACAATACCACTTGTGTCATTGGAAATGTCACATGTTCGACCACCGGCTCCCCTGCAGGTCTGGCTGTTGGGCTGACACTCTTCTTTCTACTGCTAGTGATCGTTGTTGGTGTAATCGTGTACAAATACCACAGTAAAATGAGGAATACGTTGCAGTTTGTACAAAGCAGAAGCCAGAAAAAGCAGGACAGTACAGAGACACCACAAGATGATTCCCATCACTACACCAGTATGATCACAGAGCAGCCAACAGGACAGACTCCTATTTACGAAAACCTGACCACTACCGGACGCAACAGGCCTTCAGTAAACCAGATGAAGTAAGCAAATATTTTCATGCTTTTAGTTTTGAGTCTTAACAGGCAGGACCTTCTTTTAGAGGAAATGTTGAGGCTGAAATGACATTTATGAAACTGCAGCGGTCCAAAAAGAGATCAGAACGGAAACAAATGAAGAAACACTGGCGTGCGTGGTTTTGAATTTCCCCATTTTGCACAACCCTGTTGTAATATATGCACACAATTTGGCAGGCGAtctcttcttctgttgtttcCTACAATTTAGAGTCTATTAATCAAACGTGCCAGCTGATGACTCAGTGCGGGAGTTTTTCCTCTGAGCAAGAATAGAAACTGGGAAAGAAGACAGTTTACATGCTATTTGCCTTGTGTCACAATGGGTTTTTTACATCAGAAAAAGTGTTTTCTAATAGGGACATTAACCACTTTACGCTTATTGTTTCTCTGCAGGTCTCCAGGTGAATCTGAAGAGGATGTGTACTTGCAGTGTGATTCACCAGATGATGCAATATACGGCAATGATCCTGCATGTaacctctccatcctctcagaCGCCCAAGAAGACGACGTGTACATTATGCCAGACTCATTATAGGATACATCTCTATTCATTGCTCAGGCTATAAATGCACAACATTTGCAGCTGCTTCTTTGATACAGCTGAcctgtaaacaaaaacaaacactgctgGACTATACACCCATATgcagtataatattattattgtgtatCATCTGTAAAGTTAGTTATATAGTTATATGTAGCTGTTGTATCTATTTTGTTAACTGTGATCTTTGATtgctactgttttttttttttttttggcaaagtTCATTTAAGATCACATCAGACGCACTGTACCGCAAATTACCACATTTTGACAACAACCCAAGTTAAATAAATTATCTGATAACATTTGATGGTTTTATGGTTCTCTCTTGATAAGCTCGATAAGTCTGGAATTACCGATGAATCACTTTTCAGTTTGACCTTTCGAGAGGAGAAGTGTGCGCCATTTCTTCACACTTTTTGTCATGCATGTTGTCCTTTTTTTGTATAAGAAAGTTTGCATTTGGCTCTAGAAACATTTTAGCAGcatagattattaatattattttcttcGCATAGTTAAACaggtaaatatacaaataaataaatctacaaATTAGTGTTTTTGATACAATAGAAAGACCTAGAAAGGTATATTTGAATATAAAATGATCCACATTTTTGATAAGTAGGTGGATTTGTGCACTTATATGGTGCATATAATGTTCATTATGTTTTATAGAATAGCGATAGATCTTCTTTTTATGGTAAATAAACGTTTGCCGTgaacacatttttaatatttatctgTCTTGTTAACAATAGCTGCATCGCTGCTTCAATGTTTTCATTAAATTATTTCTGTTTGAACATTGAAACTTGTTTTGCTCTCatagaaaatacttttttattacCAACCACAATTAAAAGGATTTAAATTAGTTAAAATTACACATTAGTTATGGACTATTTGGGAGGGTTTTATTATCCTGATTATTAAGATAAGTTGATGCACATAACACAATATTGATGAAGAACATCTTCAATTGCATTTTAATGTGAACGTTCATGTTTTCTTAAAAGTCTTTAGCTAATAGCCACCtgttcaggttttagaaaaaAATGTGAGAATAGAGAAAGATAATTTACCTGCTACTGTATGCATAATCTACTGTAAATGCAGATAAGATGTACACTccaaaaattgcaaaaaaaactgcaaaatgTGGTTGTTGCACacaaacatatttaataagtaCACCATCAAGACTTGCAAACATGCAAAGGTCAGCACCTCTTTATGTGACTTGTGGTCCATCAGTTTTTCagaggagacacacagagaggatgtGAAAACCTTTCCCATATGAAGTCACTCCTTACTCCTTAAAAGCTCCTacgagggaagagagagagaaagagataaatCTGTGTCTAAATGTTACAGAATGAGAAGTGTGATTTGTGTTTCTCTGGACGGGTAATGACAAGAGAGGGAGGTTTAGCGACTGTGACATTTTCTATCCTATTATTTTTGTTTCCTGTCGTCCTGGAATTAATTTCAGTAATAGTATTCCGGGAAGGCTACGTGAGGATTAAAACCAGGAGAAAGCCAAGAGGCTAATGAGTTCATGCTGTCTAGATTGCACACAGAAGGTCcttgataaatattgtccataattCTTTTTAGACTTGTATACTTTGGGTGGTACTGCAAACTCAGCACCTTTCTAATCTCGAATCTAAGATTGAAGACATCCAACCTCAGTTGTGTCATCCCTGAAACAAAGAGTAACAGGGTTATAAACAAAGAAGTGGGTGAGTGGTTACTGGGCAGTGGTCTGAATTTACCGTAAGAAAAGCTCTGATTAATCACCTATTTATTCGTCTGCCTTTTATTCAGTCGTCCAGGATCGCTCAATACGCCCCACTCTTTAATACATCTACTTTATCAAACAACTCATGCTCATATTTAAGTGACCTTTACCCATGCAAAGATAAAAACTATTAATAACTCATTGGGGTTGTTGGTGTCACTACTTGGAGTATTTAAACATTTCAGAGCAACTtgcttcagttcagttcaggtcACTCACTTAATATCACACTTCATCATCTGTTcattaccaaaaaaaaaccttgagcTGCACTTTTTGAGTCCCACTTCTGAGCTCCTTATCTCATGTGAATAACTTTTTCTTGGCGATCGTTACTTATCGTAGGATATCTCACATAAACACTTGTTCTTTCTCTAATAACTTATCTCAACAGCACTTGAAAGATAAAATATTACAACCAGAAGCTTTGATAATCTGTAATGAAAATGCATTTACAGTATTATCATTGATACGTAATCTGAGCTGTCTGGAGTTTACACAGCAAGCCGCTTTTTTCGGGACACACGAATAGggtaaaacaaatgtaatgatagatatcaccatgaaacttccccagttgattacttacattaagacaatttttattattattacaagttttctaaaattaaatgtttaaatatgtaaatgaggcattatctttgctcattttcatacatttccagaacagaaatctgaaccctggataaagccaggttcaaaatgatgtttaattattatttttttacatgttagaGTCAAAGATTTtgaatatctctttttatcagtCAGTGCTACAATGGTTGTGGTCATTTTATTTTAGGATTAAAATgctctataaatcaggctatgaaagATCTATGAACAAactcctctgtaaaaaccttcagataaagatttgaatgaaactgtaaagtttggtggatgtaggagctactgaagtggagatttccgTCTCATAGTACGTGTCCACGTTTTTATCatgagggatcgcctcgcttcccagcattggacgcttgatgagctgccactagacacaaggcactaagcacctgattggatgaacgctttCCCCCGTGAGCTGCTGCtaccagctttcaaaccggaaccaacatggcagctCTTTTGGAAAccttcttctcttatatcacaaaaACAGTTCACCGAaacgtgtttctgaaaacattttatgcgagaaataagccacgcagttgctgaatctgtctttattttagatcgacaaagTTTAGTTTAAAAGCTTCTAGGGAGGTTCAGGAGGCGGCGAGTCGTGCCAGACGCCTCTGATttgtagcctagacctcaactttatcaTGAATCGCGCCAccatgctaccagaatgcattgcacggagggacggaggctgtggacatttaccatcagagtctgagaaaaaaaatattttgagaaaacaacctttaaagatatggattatAAAATTTAACTAAAGATCCAAAAATGGCACTGCTGGGAGCAAAACCAGAAGGCATTGGTGGAAGAGCTAAAAAATATCTCTTAGAAATATTGCTAACAGCAGCAACTAAATGCATCACACTTAAGTGGCTAAAACCTGAGCCCCCCACATACAACTTATGGATTGAGAAGGTATGGGAAATTTACCATATGGAACAAATAACCTATTCCctaaaactacaaaaagacacatttattaAAAGGTGGAGTCCTGCCATGACCATACTAATACAGTGATCTGTGATctgaatatttttatatatcctggatcatacttgtatctcTGTCTTCCTGACCCAGATCATCTCTCTAAGCATATacacacacccatacaacaCATACCCTTCCACATACTTTTCCCCTCCCTGACCTCCGACCCTTCaccacatttatttaattttttttattaattaattttactttattttattttaattctttggATTGTCTAAGTATGTATCCTTCCCTTTTCTCCGAATTCAATTGAAATTATAGTTTAAGAggaagtcttgttttgtttttttctctctcccccctcttgttttaagttgtgaaattgtgtgttaaaacaaagagacagctgtaaaatgaaaaaacagtAGAAAATAATGTGATTATGATTGTTTAAGTTgctgaaactgcaataaaaactaagtccaaaaagaaaaaaaaaagatatggaTTATAAAATTCACTACAGGTGACGGGTAAGTATGTTTTTTATGAAACTTGCCCAGTTGATTACTACATTAAGAgaattgttttttgtattacatgatttctgaaattttatttttaaatatgcaaatgaggcattatctaatgttaacaagtattagtaaaataaacatctaaatgtgtattttagatGTTGTCTTTCcgctagtctgaaagaagaagtgttatggaagcaaaatagcccaaaatctcaagatTCACCAGCGCATGAATTGTATTTGCCTGTTAGTGTCTCCCTTTAAACTAATGATTATGTCACTTGTGTTCCTGAACTAACCGTTCAAGGCCACAGCACAACTCCAAGGTCATTAATGGTAGATAGAAGTTATCATATCTTTACAGGCTGATTTCTCTGTCACGCCGTGACCTTCGTAATAGTGATAGTATTTCTTtggaaaaatgacaaatacGAGAAAACACATCATGCTCGTAATGCAACGTAAATGTCGATATATTCAAGTGcaataaatcatttatttagGTCTTCATATAATTATTGAAATGAATAAGAGAGCAAACATATGCCTTACAAAACAATACAGtactttaaataataataaaattaaatagtaCTTAAATATGctgttacataaaataaaaataaaacacaaataacataaatagaacttcaaataaataaaagtgaatgaaCAGATCTACTGCTTGATCCACAATGCAAAACAAAACTCAGTGCAGCAGTAacattaataaagtaataaagtggataatttctatttttatttagttgACCACTAACAATGCAGCTGTACCATGTTTCCTTTGAGAACACAATCAGCATGTAACATGTTATTTTAGTGGCAATGCTCTTCCAAAagtttaaagtaaagtaaaaagcaCACTTCCTCAGGCACAGTGACACTGAGTGACAATGAAGTCATCAAAAGGAGTCACCTCCAACCTTCCCCTACTGTCATAGTGCATGAGGACCATGGGCTCGTAGGCCGCCGGTACGCAGCAGGGCCGAGGCGACTCTCCTTTAGTAATCAGATGCAGCCGAGACTTCACCTGCGTGTGCATGCTCGCAGGCTTGTAGTTGTGGGGGCAGGTGCCGTCGCAGAAATGCATGGTGTATTCAGCCGGGGCCACGACCCAGTCCGTCCAGCCGATGTCCTTGAAGGACACGGTGACAGACTTCCGGCAGCACCACCCTCGCTCATCGCATTCGTCTTCCTTGTTGGAGCGAGGCAGCCTCTTCTTCCGGGCCGGTTCAGGCTGCGTGAGGCCTAACTCCAGAGAAATGGTTGGATTTGCTTTGTCTTTTTTACCCACAACTATCCCCACATCCACAACCAGTGCTTCAGCGCCATCAGTCCTCATCCACCTCTCCGCCTCGGGGCTGATGTCCAGCGTCACATCTTGAGTGCTCGACACGTTGGCGCTGACTGGAAGGTCTATGTGTGTCCACGCATCAGAGTTCACCGGCTTCACCCGGTTCACCTTAACTTCAATCTCTGGTCTTGCCTCAGGCTGAACTGAAGTGGGTTTATCTAGAATCTGCCTGGAGATCTTCAGCTCAGCCCGAGCTAGTGTCAGCTCGATCTGGATGTTGGGGTTCTTGTGGAAAACAGCTCTGTACCACTGAAGGCGTTGACCGGAATG
It includes:
- the gdf15 gene encoding uncharacterized protein gdf15, whose protein sequence is MDKPHPLSCSTLTPDLPGRLTMLRSLVSCTLLLLASLCGSGESRPNLAHGGTPDVDGRDSQRVLLLEAVKTGILGSLGMDREPRPTRRASEEEMTKMYQLYREKLREMRGNSSQPMRETWQSTMSTVLFPATVEPMKVVRRGEHPHPHSGQRLQWYRAVFHKNPNIQIELTLARAELKISRQILDKPTSVQPEARPEIEVKVNRVKPVNSDAWTHIDLPVSANVSSTQDVTLDISPEAERWMRTDGAEALVVDVGIVVGKKDKANPTISLELGLTQPEPARKKRLPRSNKEDECDERGWCCRKSVTVSFKDIGWTDWVVAPAEYTMHFCDGTCPHNYKPASMHTQVKSRLHLITKGESPRPCCVPAAYEPMVLMHYDSRGRLEVTPFDDFIVTQCHCA